The DNA sequence CGTGTTGCTCTCTTTGCCGTCGTTTATGTCGCCCAGCACGATCACCGGAGTCTCCGTGTCGCGCATGACGCCGTTGAGCAGCACGCGCACGGCCACCGCCTCCGCGGTTCGGCGGATGGTTGAGATCCCGTCACCCAGCGCCTGCTGATGTGGCCGATACGTCGCCGAGGACTTCTTGTACCAGGCTTCCTTGCTGATCTGCGTGGGTAGCTTGGATTTGAGGTGCACCACAAAGACTTCCGTGGCCGGTTCGTCGTCACGCAGCTGAACCTGAAAGTTCAGCACCGGCCGGGAAAAGCTCTTGATCGAGACGTCGATGGCGGGCGCCTGCGGGTCCCCGGGGTCATCCCGGGACTCAAGCCGCACGGCCTTGGGGAAGTCGGTTATCCACGTGGGCTTTCCGGTCAAGAGCCCCTTACGAACCAGCGCGGCGCAGGTGATGGATGTTCCTATCGCCGGAGTGGCCAGCACGTCGTAGCCGTCGGCCAGACCCTGTGGGTCTGCCGCTAGAACCGCGTCCAGTGCGCTCTTGCTCCACACTTCCTGCAGCCCTATCACGTCCGCCCCGATGATCCCCAATTGCCATGCTGCCCATTCGCTCTTGCGCTTGAACTCCTCGGGAGTCCATGGCTTCGTCGTGGCGTAGAGCGGCGTGTCCGCGTCCTGCAGGTTGTACATGTTGAACGTCGCGACACTGAACGTGGTGCGGGCCATGACTGCCACGGTATTCCGATGATCTCGGCAGGTCTAGATTGTTCACCCGGATGCCACCCACCCGTCATACCGGAACACCCACCGACCGTGAGCGCGCCAGGTGGGGTTCTCGTGTTGTTTGCTGTCCCGCAATGTTCCGTGGCTAACTTCCAGCCATGGACATGGGTCTGGCGCCCGCGGACGTCATGGATCCGATGTATTGGCTGGGCGAGGGCGGATTGTTCGGTGGCGCCGTACTGGCTGGGGTCATGGTCATCGTCTTCATCGAGACCGGCCTGCTGTTTCCCTTCCTGCCCGGTGACACCCTGCTGTTCTCCGCAGGACTAATTGCCGCCCAGCCGAATTCACCTGTCTCGATCCAAGTCTTGGCGCCATGCGCCGCAGTGGCCGCACTGCTGGGCAGCCAATGCGGCTATTTCATCGGACGCCGGCTGGGTCCGGCGCTGTTCAAGAAGGAAGATGCCCGCTTTTTCAAACAGCGGTATCTGACCGCCTCCCGCGAGTTCTTCGACAAACACGGACCCAAGACACTGCTGGTTGCCCAGTTCATCGGTGTGGTCCGCACCTTCACCCCGGTCATCGCGGGCATGTCGGGGATGCGCTATCCAATGTTCTTGCTGTACAACGCTATCGGTAGCACAGCATGGGGTGTCGGGCTGACGACGGTCGGCTACTTCCTGGGCAACGTTGCCTTCGTCGGCGAGCACCTGGACATCATCATCCTGGTGGTCGCCATCTTGTCGACCCTCCCGGCGGCCGCGACCGCCATCAAGCTGTTCCTGGAGAAACGGCGCGCGGTCACCGATAACGGCTAGGAGCCCGCCACGGTTTGACGGTCGTAATGCCGCTTCACCCGAGCGCGGTTACCACATTTGGGCGTGCACCATTCCCGGCGCGGGTGCTCCTTGACGAAGTAGAGCACGCAGTGTGACGCCAGGCAGGCACGCAGCTGGTGGCGTTCCGGGCCACCGAATAAGTCGACGGCCTGACGAGCGATCAACCCAACGGTCAACCGTGCCTGCGATCCGCGTGCCGTCGCCGTTCTACTGGGCGCTCCGTCCACCGGCCACACCAACTCCGCCCGGGCACGAGCGAGCGTATTGATCGTGGCGACGGCCTGGGTATGCGTCATCCCGGACGTCGGTGGTCTCGGATCCTCGGTGACCTCGGCGGCCAGGCACCGTAACGCGTCGCGCAGGGCGCGTAGGTCACCGGCGACAAACTGCGCATCCTCGAATGAGAAGGCAATCGTGTGGGCACCTGATTCGGCCAGGATCCGATCCGCCATCGCATTGAGCCATGCGTACACCGACTGGTCGCCGTCCAGGGCATCCCGAATATCCCCACGTCCACCACGAACCGTGTTCATCAGTTCCACGGGCAGCGGTTCACCGAGGATGGCGGCGATGGTGCCCGACGTGCTCGTTTCCATGCCACGACTGTAACCCTCCTAATGGATAGCGCTACTTGTAACCATGTGGCCTATCTAACAGTGAAGAGGAAATAACTGCTAATGGTTAGCAGTTCCTCTAAACGTTAGGACTTCTCGACGGTGGAAGGAACCGCCATGAACACTCAGATCACTTCATTCACCCGGTCGGCCATCCGGTCAGCGGTTTCATTCTTGGTGGCAGCCGCAGCGCTCGGAGCGATGGCCGTGGCTTCGTTTGCGTTCAGCGCGCAGGCCTCAGCGTCGGCCGGAGGCGGGTCATCCGCCGCGGACACCGTGGACCAGCTGCAGGCGCAGGGTTACACGGTCCAACTGAACGGCATCGCCGACGCGCCGCTGTCGCAGTGTGTGGTGACCGGCGTCGAGGGGCTGCGCGGTGCCACCGCCTTCTCGACCGTGTATGTCGACATCTCTTGCCCAACGCACAACTGAATAAAACCGAATACGCACACGCGGACCCCCCGGTCATATGGCCATGGGAGTCCGCGTTGTCGCATTCGGTTGTCTTACTCTATCGAACAGGCCAGTCCCCCTGATTATTCCGCGGCGAGCTGACTGACTTATCACAGGCCATCGAGGATGGCGACGGATAGCGCTCACGTTATTAGAAGCATCGCAAGTAGATCTTCAAAAGCATTGGAGCGCAGACACAATGACCGCCATCACCGCCACCTCGAAGGCCATTTCCACTAACGCAAGCCGCGTTGTCGCCGCGGCGGGCATCGGTCTCGCGATCCTGGTGCCAAGTTTCGCGGCCATCGAATTGACGGCCTCTCCCACCTCCGCCGTCGTCGCCGGGGCCGGCAATAACGGCTCGGGGGGCAACAACAGGGATCACGCTCGGCTGGGCACCGGCCAGTACACGATGAACAACTCTGGCCCGCAGATGCGCTACACCCCGCCCGCCAGCGGTCAGTTCATCGGCGGTATCAACTAGCCCGCCAAAGACCAAGGGCCGCTTCCGAATCAGCCTACGGAAGCGGCCCTTTTGGCGTTGAAGGAAAGTCTGCGGAGCCCAACCCGATATCAGCGGACTTCGAAGTATTCGTCGTGGTAGACACCCTTGCCCGCCACCCCGTCACCAACGACAACACCGCGAAATACCGCGTGCACCTTGTTCAGCCAGCGGTACTGGTCACTGCCGGTCTCGAAATGTGCGTGTCCGCGCAAGACCGCTCCGGCCGCGAAGCCCGCTGACATATCGCAGCGGCCATGGCCGTGGATGTAGATCGCCGCGCCGTCAGCGGTCTGCATGGTTCCTCGATAGTCGGCGGTGCCAGTCCCGTCCGGCCCGATAACGAACCAGTCGGCATTCGCGCCGCCCAGAGTCTGCGCAGAAATCCCCCGCCCCTCCAGCCTCCCGTCTGGGATTTCGATGACCACGCGCGTACCGGCCGGGGTGGTGGGCATGACCACGTACCTAGCCACGCGCCATACGCCCCGAAAAAGCGGCACCAGCGCGACTCCTTCGTCAACACCCGGCAGTTTCTCCTCGAACGTCAACATCACTGACCTCCATTCGATGCGCCATACCTTGCAAGATCAAGGTAAGCCCTATACTTTGAAGCGTCAAGGTAAACTCTGGCGCATGAGCCAGCCTCGAACTCGCCGACGCCCCGACGAGGCGAAGTCGTTGATACTCAATGCCGCCGAGGAGCTTCTTGTCGAGTCCGGTCCGCACGCCGTCGAGGTACGCGCCGTCGCCACCCGAGTCGGTATGACCGATGCGGGTATCACCCACCACTTCAAGAACCGCGACGGTCTACTCGTGGCGCTACTGCATCACGGCGGTACCCGGATCCGCGACACAGTCGAGCACGCCACCCACGACTGGGTCAGTCGCGGCGCACAGGTGTCTGAGTTGGTGGACTGCATCGCAGATGTCTATGAAGACGGCTACGGGGAGTTGGCCATCGCCCTTCACGCTGCAGGGTGGCGCGATGACGGTGCCGGTCTACTCAATCCCGTCGTCGATACCCTGCACGCAGCCCGGAAGCCCACGCATGGTCGCCGACCGCCGCGCGATGACACCCGTCTTGCCGTCGCCGCTCTGCATCAGGCGCTGGCCACCGAAGCTGCTTACGGAGCGGCATTTCGCCGCAGTGCCGGCATTCTCGAACCAGACGCGAGCCAAGGCCGCCAACAACGACGATGGTGGGTGCGCACCCTCGTCACCGTTCTGGATATCGACGAGACGCTCTCCATAACGCCCAGTGGCCGCTAGGGCAGGATTGAATCCACGTACCCGCCGTCGGCACGAACCGCGGCGCCCGTTGTCGCGGAAGCGAACGGGGAGCTGAGGTACACGACCAAGTTGGCGATCTCCGCCGGTTCGATCAAACGCTGCAGCAGCGACTGCGGCCGATGCTTCTTCATGAATTCACGCTGCGCCTCATCCCAGGGCAGCGACGTGTCGACAAGCTGATAGACGAAGTCCTCGACGCCCGCGGTGTGCGTGGGCCCGGCGATGACCGAGTTGACGGTGACACCAGAGCCTGCTGCATCCTTCGCGAACCCACGCGTGACCCCCAACAACGCGGTCTTGGAGACCCCGTAGTGGATCATCTCCTGCGGAATGACAATCGCCGAGTCACTGGCGATCTGAATGATGCGGCCCCATCCGGCGTCGATCATCCCCGGCAAGTACGCCCGGATAAGACGCACCGCGGACAGTACGTTCACCTCGAAGTAATTCCGCCACTGTTCGTCGGTGATCTCACGTGCCGGTATCGCACCGAAGATGCCCAAGTTGTTGACCAGGATGTCCACCTCGGGGAGCTGCTCGCGGAGCAGCTGCACTCCCTCGGCAGTGGAAACGTCCGCGGCGACTCCGATGACACTGCCGTTCTGAAGCCCAATCTCGGCAATGGCCGCATCGACGCGGTCCTGCGAGCGACCATTCACCACAGCCCGCGCACCACTGGCGGCCAGCTGCCGAACGATTTCCAGTCCAATACCCTGCGTGGATCCCGTGACTAAGGCGGTCTTACCAGTCAGATC is a window from the Mycobacteroides salmoniphilum genome containing:
- a CDS encoding DUF3237 domain-containing protein: MLTFEEKLPGVDEGVALVPLFRGVWRVARYVVMPTTPAGTRVVIEIPDGRLEGRGISAQTLGGANADWFVIGPDGTGTADYRGTMQTADGAAIYIHGHGRCDMSAGFAAGAVLRGHAHFETGSDQYRWLNKVHAVFRGVVVGDGVAGKGVYHDEYFEVR
- a CDS encoding endonuclease/exonuclease/phosphatase family protein; its protein translation is MARTTFSVATFNMYNLQDADTPLYATTKPWTPEEFKRKSEWAAWQLGIIGADVIGLQEVWSKSALDAVLAADPQGLADGYDVLATPAIGTSITCAALVRKGLLTGKPTWITDFPKAVRLESRDDPGDPQAPAIDVSIKSFSRPVLNFQVQLRDDEPATEVFVVHLKSKLPTQISKEAWYKKSSATYRPHQQALGDGISTIRRTAEAVAVRVLLNGVMRDTETPVIVLGDINDGKESNTANILTGQPRYLVGDSQGGSDFGLYSAQTLQEYRDTRDVYYTHVHQDLRESLDHVLVSEQFYDHSRKRVWLFDGLLINNDHLNFENHRQTGTGDHGIVRVSFKHNPVK
- a CDS encoding TetR/AcrR family transcriptional regulator; protein product: MSQPRTRRRPDEAKSLILNAAEELLVESGPHAVEVRAVATRVGMTDAGITHHFKNRDGLLVALLHHGGTRIRDTVEHATHDWVSRGAQVSELVDCIADVYEDGYGELAIALHAAGWRDDGAGLLNPVVDTLHAARKPTHGRRPPRDDTRLAVAALHQALATEAAYGAAFRRSAGILEPDASQGRQQRRWWVRTLVTVLDIDETLSITPSGR
- a CDS encoding SDR family NAD(P)-dependent oxidoreductase; the protein is MNIDLTGKTALVTGSTQGIGLEIVRQLAASGARAVVNGRSQDRVDAAIAEIGLQNGSVIGVAADVSTAEGVQLLREQLPEVDILVNNLGIFGAIPAREITDEQWRNYFEVNVLSAVRLIRAYLPGMIDAGWGRIIQIASDSAIVIPQEMIHYGVSKTALLGVTRGFAKDAAGSGVTVNSVIAGPTHTAGVEDFVYQLVDTSLPWDEAQREFMKKHRPQSLLQRLIEPAEIANLVVYLSSPFASATTGAAVRADGGYVDSILP
- a CDS encoding DedA family protein, which gives rise to MDMGLAPADVMDPMYWLGEGGLFGGAVLAGVMVIVFIETGLLFPFLPGDTLLFSAGLIAAQPNSPVSIQVLAPCAAVAALLGSQCGYFIGRRLGPALFKKEDARFFKQRYLTASREFFDKHGPKTLLVAQFIGVVRTFTPVIAGMSGMRYPMFLLYNAIGSTAWGVGLTTVGYFLGNVAFVGEHLDIIILVVAILSTLPAAATAIKLFLEKRRAVTDNG
- a CDS encoding CGNR zinc finger domain-containing protein; the protein is METSTSGTIAAILGEPLPVELMNTVRGGRGDIRDALDGDQSVYAWLNAMADRILAESGAHTIAFSFEDAQFVAGDLRALRDALRCLAAEVTEDPRPPTSGMTHTQAVATINTLARARAELVWPVDGAPSRTATARGSQARLTVGLIARQAVDLFGGPERHQLRACLASHCVLYFVKEHPRREWCTPKCGNRARVKRHYDRQTVAGS